In the Salvelinus namaycush isolate Seneca chromosome 35, SaNama_1.0, whole genome shotgun sequence genome, one interval contains:
- the LOC120029948 gene encoding Golgi apparatus membrane protein TVP23 homolog B-like, whose translation MMRLDDNDDDVSLFDAEEDTGRGKSKKTKIKHPVASFFHLFFRMSAILVYLLCELLSSSFIACMVTIILFLSADFWTVKNITGRLMVGLRWWNQVDDDGKSHWVFESRKGNSKQLVSDSESRIFWLGLVVCPVIWVFFVFSTLFSFKIKWLAVVIMGVVLQGANLYGYVRCKVGSRTSLKNMATNYFGRQFLKQAMTKEEES comes from the exons ATGATGAGACTG GATGACAACGATGATGACGTCTCCCTGTTTGATGCAGAGGAGGATACAGGCAGAGGAAAGTCAAAGAAGACTAAAATCAA GCATCCAGTGGCCTCCTTCTTCCACCTATTCTTCAGAATGAGTGCCATCCTGGTGTACCTGCTCTGTGAGCTCCTCAGCAGTAGCTTCATTGCCTGCATGGTCACCATCATCCTCTTCCTGTCAGCTGACTTCTGGACCGTTAAG AATATCACAGGCCGGTTGATGGTGGGCCTGAGGTGGTGGAACCAGGTGGATGACGATGGGAAAAGCCACTGGGTGTTTGAGTCCAGAAAG GGGAATTCAAAGCAGCTGGTGTCAGACTCCGAGTCGAGGATCTTCTGGCTGGGTCTAGTCGTGTGTCCTGTCATCTGGGTCTTCTTCGTCTTCAGCACCCTCTTCTCCTTCAAGATTAAGTGGCTG GCCGTGGTGATCATGGGCGTGGTGCTACAGGGGGCTAACCTGTATGGCTATGTTCGCTGTAAAGTGGGCAGTAGGACGAGCTTGAAGAACATGGCTACTAACTATTTCGGACGGCAGTTTCTTAAACAG GCAATGACTAAAGAAGAGGAATCATAA